A region of Planctomycetaceae bacterium DNA encodes the following proteins:
- a CDS encoding type II toxin-antitoxin system HicB family antitoxin has translation MDKYEIIIYWSQEDNAFIAEAPELPGCMAHGDSHEDALKNMRAAMELWIETAREFNDPVPAPKGRRLLYA, from the coding sequence ATGGATAAATACGAAATCATCATCTACTGGAGCCAGGAAGATAACGCGTTTATCGCGGAAGCTCCGGAATTGCCTGGATGCATGGCGCATGGCGATAGCCACGAAGATGCTCTCAAGAACATGCGAGCAGCGATGGAATTGTGGATCGAGACTGCCCGCGAGTTCAATGATCCCGTTCCCGCTCCTAAAGGGCGGCGTCTGCTGTACGCATGA
- a CDS encoding aconitase/3-isopropylmalate dehydratase large subunit family protein, translated as MSMTITEKILARHAGRSSVTPGENIWCDVDVLMTHDVCGPGTIGIFQTEFGKTARVWDAEKVVIIPDHYIFTADPKAHRNVEILRAFAHSQGLKHFYDADFVKSGLTGCPAPYKDAANTPYRGVCHVALPQMGHTRPGELLLGTDSHTCTHGAFGEFATGIGNTEAGFVMGTGKLWLKVPASMKFVVHGTLPAYCMAKDLILDIIGRIGVDGANYCAMEFAGSAIEALDIDERCTICNMAIEAGGKNGIIAADKKTTAFVKGRTDKPFQAVISDSGAKYASVMELDADKLEPTVACPHSPDKRALAREVSSVKIDRSYIGSCTGGKIADFMAAAGVLAGRKVKVPTFIVPATIETDQDLDRCKVGNKTLREIFAAAGCNIGQAGCAACLGGPSDTFGRANEPITVVATTNRNFPGRMGHKEAGVYLASPLTAAASAVAGHIADPRDV; from the coding sequence ATGTCCATGACCATTACAGAAAAGATCCTGGCCCGCCACGCGGGTCGCAGCAGCGTTACTCCTGGTGAAAACATCTGGTGCGATGTCGACGTGCTGATGACGCACGACGTCTGCGGGCCAGGGACCATCGGCATCTTCCAGACCGAGTTCGGCAAGACCGCCCGCGTCTGGGACGCCGAGAAGGTCGTCATCATTCCCGACCACTATATCTTCACCGCCGACCCCAAGGCGCATCGCAACGTCGAGATCCTGCGGGCCTTCGCGCACAGCCAGGGCCTCAAGCATTTCTACGACGCCGACTTCGTCAAGAGCGGCCTGACCGGCTGCCCCGCCCCGTACAAGGACGCCGCCAACACGCCCTACCGCGGCGTCTGTCACGTCGCCCTGCCGCAGATGGGCCACACGCGCCCCGGCGAGCTGCTGCTGGGCACCGACAGCCACACCTGCACGCACGGGGCCTTCGGCGAGTTCGCCACGGGCATCGGCAACACCGAGGCCGGATTCGTGATGGGCACGGGCAAGCTCTGGCTCAAGGTGCCCGCGAGCATGAAGTTCGTCGTGCATGGCACGCTGCCGGCATACTGCATGGCCAAGGACCTGATCCTCGACATCATCGGGCGCATCGGCGTTGACGGCGCCAACTACTGCGCGATGGAGTTCGCCGGCTCGGCCATCGAGGCCCTGGACATCGACGAACGCTGCACGATCTGCAACATGGCCATCGAGGCCGGCGGCAAGAACGGGATCATCGCCGCCGACAAGAAGACCACCGCCTTCGTCAAGGGTCGCACCGACAAGCCCTTCCAGGCTGTCATAAGCGACTCCGGCGCCAAGTACGCCTCGGTGATGGAACTCGACGCCGACAAACTCGAGCCCACCGTGGCGTGTCCGCACTCGCCCGACAAGCGAGCGCTGGCGCGAGAGGTCTCGTCCGTCAAGATCGACCGCTCGTACATCGGCTCATGCACCGGCGGCAAGATCGCCGACTTCATGGCCGCCGCCGGCGTGCTGGCCGGACGCAAGGTCAAGGTGCCCACGTTCATCGTGCCGGCGACCATCGAGACCGACCAGGACCTCGACCGCTGCAAAGTGGGCAACAAGACGCTGCGAGAGATCTTCGCAGCCGCCGGGTGTAACATCGGACAGGCCGGCTGCGCCGCGTGCCTGGGCGGGCCCAGCGACACCTTCGGGCGGGCCAACGAGCCGATCACCGTGGTGGCGACGACCAACCGCAATTTCCCCGGCCGCATGGGCCATAAGGAAGCGGGCGTGTATCTCGCCAGCCCGTTGACCGCCGCCGCCAGCGCGGTCGCCGGACACATCGCCGACCCGCGCGACGTGTAA
- a CDS encoding 2-oxoisovalerate dehydrogenase: MTELLFIVQEDEQGLHARAADYSIFAEADTLVHLRDEVRDAINCHFEDPAARPAFAWLHFVKEEVIPLGQ; the protein is encoded by the coding sequence ATGACGGAGTTGCTTTTCATCGTGCAGGAGGATGAGCAGGGCCTCCACGCGCGTGCGGCAGACTATTCCATTTTTGCAGAAGCGGATACTCTTGTTCATCTACGGGATGAAGTTCGCGACGCGATCAACTGTCATTTTGAAGACCCTGCCGCACGTCCCGCTTTCGCATGGCTGCACTTCGTCAAAGAAGAAGTCATCCCGCTGGGGCAATGA